One genomic segment of Thalassospiraceae bacterium LMO-SO8 includes these proteins:
- a CDS encoding HAMP domain-containing sensor histidine kinase encodes MKQLEQTVHIPISTSVWQYNQKQLEALTTGLIEMPVIEGVDVFDANGKKVISKRSYSQESAPLSIFSTKSDLSWTFNNKKIPLGFLVIYSSSQIVLDRVLFGFSLIVITAMVKLSILFCLFVWAFDRYLAAPLKELMSQVDEVHQDQNARKRINLSISENNEIRQLQEHMNVMLSAMERDRELLLDDEKAKRAWLEDAVSERTEELMVQKRRLEYEVDVKNRFFSIISHDLKSPFNSLLGMTHMMSEMADSFSKDKLVEYAKAVNEAGDRVFELLQNLLEWSRLQMEGVKFDRPAVSFSLRDLAQENIDVLMPMAMGKNISLTNSINNDTAFADPDMAQTVIRNLVSNSIKFTPKNGKIEISSQQTNGMVQVTVSDTGVGLSKEQMDKIFALDHKASTIGTAGERGTGLGLPLCKEMIEKYGGEIWLESVPGEGTQFHFTLPIKPER; translated from the coding sequence AAGCCCTCACTACCGGGCTTATCGAGATGCCTGTGATCGAAGGTGTCGATGTTTTTGATGCGAATGGAAAAAAAGTAATTTCTAAAAGGTCTTACAGTCAGGAATCGGCGCCGTTATCTATATTCAGTACAAAATCAGATTTGAGCTGGACGTTTAATAATAAAAAAATACCTCTTGGTTTTCTTGTAATTTACTCATCATCGCAAATTGTTTTAGATCGAGTTTTATTCGGTTTTTCACTGATAGTTATTACGGCTATGGTGAAATTATCTATTTTATTTTGTTTATTTGTATGGGCTTTTGATCGTTATTTGGCGGCCCCTTTGAAGGAATTGATGTCGCAAGTGGATGAGGTTCACCAGGATCAAAACGCAAGAAAACGGATTAACCTTTCGATTAGTGAAAATAACGAAATTAGACAACTTCAAGAGCATATGAACGTGATGCTCTCTGCCATGGAGAGAGACCGGGAGTTGTTATTGGATGATGAGAAAGCCAAGCGGGCTTGGCTGGAAGACGCCGTTTCAGAGCGTACAGAAGAATTAATGGTGCAAAAAAGACGGCTCGAATACGAAGTCGACGTCAAAAACAGATTCTTTTCCATCATCTCCCATGATCTGAAAAGCCCCTTCAATTCCCTTCTGGGAATGACCCATATGATGTCCGAAATGGCGGACAGTTTTAGCAAAGACAAACTTGTTGAATATGCCAAGGCTGTGAATGAGGCAGGCGACCGGGTCTTTGAACTGTTACAAAACCTTCTCGAATGGTCGCGCCTGCAGATGGAAGGGGTCAAATTTGATCGACCGGCAGTGTCATTCTCATTGCGTGATTTAGCTCAGGAAAACATCGACGTTCTGATGCCCATGGCTATGGGAAAAAATATCTCGCTTACGAACAGCATAAATAACGACACAGCCTTTGCCGATCCGGATATGGCTCAAACGGTCATCCGGAATCTCGTTTCCAATTCCATAAAATTTACCCCGAAGAATGGAAAAATTGAGATTTCGTCGCAACAAACAAACGGAATGGTTCAGGTAACAGTGAGCGACACAGGCGTTGGCCTTTCAAAGGAGCAAATGGATAAGATTTTCGCTCTAGACCATAAAGCCTCGACGATTGGTACGGCCGGAGAACGAGGAACAGGGCTGGGACTGCCTCTCTGCAAGGAAATGATTGAGAAGTATGGAGGGGAAATTTGGTTAGAGAGCGTTCCCGGTGAAGGCACGCAATTTCATTTTACCCTGCCCATTAAGCCGGAGAGATAG
- a CDS encoding NUDIX domain-containing protein: MDSDDLEILARRQVFQGYFRLEEWRIRHRLFAGGWSNEFTRECLERGHAVAVLPYDPVRDEVVLIEQFRVGAAASAPSPNWDGAPPSPWLIEIVAGIVEDGEHPDEVAARETMEECGRDLLALKQITNYLVTPGCSSETIRLYLGRVDAADAGGIHGLDHENEDIRVFTVPAEDAFKMVADGTINNGTIIICLQWLQLNREDVRREWT; the protein is encoded by the coding sequence ATGGACAGTGACGATCTAGAGATATTGGCGCGGCGCCAAGTGTTCCAGGGATATTTCCGCCTGGAGGAATGGCGCATCCGCCACCGTTTGTTCGCCGGCGGCTGGAGCAACGAGTTCACCCGTGAATGCCTGGAACGCGGTCATGCCGTCGCCGTCCTGCCCTACGACCCCGTCCGCGACGAAGTCGTCTTGATCGAACAGTTCCGCGTGGGTGCGGCGGCCAGTGCGCCGTCGCCCAATTGGGACGGCGCCCCGCCCTCCCCCTGGCTGATCGAAATCGTCGCCGGCATCGTCGAGGACGGCGAACATCCCGACGAGGTCGCGGCGCGCGAGACCATGGAGGAATGCGGGCGTGACCTTCTCGCCCTCAAGCAGATCACCAACTATCTGGTGACGCCCGGCTGCTCGTCGGAAACCATCCGGCTTTATCTGGGCCGCGTCGACGCCGCGGATGCCGGCGGCATCCATGGCCTGGACCACGAGAACGAGGACATCCGGGTGTTCACGGTCCCGGCGGAGGACGCCTTCAAGATGGTCGCCGACGGCACCATCAACAACGGCACGATCATCATCTGCCTGCAATGGCTGCAACTGAATCGGGAAGACGTGCGCCGGGAGTGGACATGA
- a CDS encoding enoyl-CoA hydratase-related protein, which produces MADEPVLLEIDARGVATVTLNRPDVNNAYDDEMIAALLNGVKSLSVDDRVRLVVLRGAGKHFQAGANLKWLKRVAGEGPEQNLQASRDTEAVVRLLDICPKPTVAVVQGFCVGGGTGVIAACDVVIAASDATFSISEVRWGLIPQPILPQLIAAMGSRNVRRYALTAERFSADQANNMGLVHEVAPPMQLERTAEKTIEAFLRSGPDAVAQTKAKILELAETSIDEATAEDLARLHSEKRQSAEASEGLTAFLEKRNPSWFKE; this is translated from the coding sequence ATGGCCGACGAACCCGTCCTTCTTGAAATTGACGCCAGGGGCGTCGCGACGGTCACGCTGAACCGTCCGGACGTCAACAACGCCTACGACGATGAAATGATCGCGGCGTTGCTGAACGGGGTGAAATCCCTGTCCGTTGATGACCGGGTGCGCTTGGTCGTCCTGCGGGGGGCCGGCAAACATTTCCAGGCGGGCGCCAACCTGAAGTGGCTGAAACGAGTGGCCGGCGAGGGGCCGGAACAGAATCTGCAAGCATCGCGCGACACCGAAGCCGTCGTGCGGCTGCTGGATATCTGCCCGAAACCGACCGTGGCCGTGGTGCAGGGGTTCTGCGTCGGCGGCGGCACCGGCGTGATCGCCGCCTGCGACGTGGTGATCGCCGCGTCCGACGCCACGTTCTCCATTTCCGAGGTCCGCTGGGGCCTGATCCCGCAACCGATCCTGCCGCAGTTGATCGCCGCCATGGGCTCGCGCAACGTGCGCCGCTACGCCCTGACCGCCGAACGCTTTTCCGCCGACCAGGCCAACAACATGGGGCTGGTCCACGAAGTCGCCCCCCCCATGCAGCTTGAACGCACGGCGGAAAAGACGATCGAGGCCTTCCTGCGCAGCGGCCCCGACGCCGTGGCTCAGACCAAGGCCAAGATACTGGAACTTGCGGAAACCAGCATTGACGAGGCGACGGCCGAGGATCTGGCCCGCCTGCATTCGGAAAAACGCCAGTCGGCCGAAGCCAGCGAGGGGCTTACCGCGTTTCTCGAAAAGCGCAACCCAAGCTGGTTCAAGGAATAG
- a CDS encoding sulfite exporter TauE/SafE family protein: MTLPDFTPIALLVIILGLFSGSLVKGVLGAGIPAVGLPIMVMVIDPAQAVTLFIVPVAISNVWQIIESGECREAVRRFWPFLVLLMGGVWIGAGALTNLDPQVIALALGCVVIATTCAQIFTPNATFLQRHARLANPVAGGLIGLCSGATGAFTPVIVYFAALRLPKNLFVAQMALAAMVGSVPLYLRLITEGHMSWPQFTASALAMVPVGIGIATGFWIRKRISEAVFRRLVQVGLILLGLMLIWRGLS, encoded by the coding sequence ATGACGCTGCCGGACTTCACCCCCATCGCCCTTCTGGTCATCATCCTGGGCCTGTTTTCCGGCTCCCTGGTAAAGGGCGTGCTGGGTGCCGGCATTCCCGCCGTCGGCCTGCCGATCATGGTCATGGTCATCGACCCGGCCCAGGCGGTGACCCTGTTCATCGTGCCCGTGGCGATTTCCAATGTCTGGCAGATCATCGAATCCGGGGAATGCCGGGAAGCGGTCCGGCGCTTCTGGCCGTTCCTGGTCCTGCTCATGGGGGGCGTGTGGATCGGCGCGGGCGCCTTGACCAACCTGGACCCGCAGGTCATCGCCCTGGCCCTCGGCTGCGTCGTCATCGCCACGACATGCGCGCAGATATTCACGCCCAACGCCACCTTCCTGCAACGTCACGCCCGCCTGGCCAATCCCGTGGCCGGGGGGCTGATCGGCCTGTGTTCCGGTGCTACCGGGGCCTTCACCCCGGTGATCGTCTATTTCGCGGCGCTGCGCCTGCCCAAAAACCTGTTCGTCGCCCAGATGGCCCTGGCGGCCATGGTCGGCTCCGTGCCGCTGTATCTGCGCCTGATCACCGAAGGCCACATGTCCTGGCCGCAGTTCACGGCCTCGGCCCTGGCCATGGTGCCGGTCGGCATCGGCATCGCCACGGGGTTCTGGATCCGCAAGCGCATCTCCGAAGCGGTGTTCCGCCGCCTGGTGCAGGTCGGCCTGATCCTGCTGGGCCTGATGCTGATCTGGCGGGGGCTGTCTTAG
- a CDS encoding uroporphyrinogen decarboxylase family protein, whose amino-acid sequence MTEKLIPTTLVGSYPQPAWLVDKNKMLGSAPPRVRMKDVWKVAAEELDEAQDDATLTAIHDQERAGIDILSDGEIRRESYFNRFANALDGIDIDNPAMVPNRRGVAVPVPRVVGEIRRTTPVQVRDVAFLRAHTDRPIKITIPGAFTMAKLAKDEHYGDTAALISAYAKAVNEEIRDLKAAGADVIQIDEPYMQANPEEAEKFGVSAINQALDGIEGETVVHLCFGYAYVVKDKPVGYSFLPQLDACSAGAISIEAAQPNLDPAILEKLPSKKILFGVLSLGTEEVETPEMIADRLRGALKHIAPERLIAAPDCGMKYLPRDVAFGKLKAMVDGAAMVRGELG is encoded by the coding sequence ATGACCGAGAAACTGATCCCGACGACGCTGGTCGGCAGCTACCCGCAGCCGGCCTGGCTGGTCGACAAGAACAAGATGCTGGGCTCCGCGCCGCCGCGCGTGCGCATGAAGGACGTGTGGAAGGTGGCGGCGGAAGAACTGGACGAAGCCCAGGACGACGCCACCCTGACCGCCATCCACGATCAGGAACGGGCCGGGATCGACATTCTGTCCGACGGGGAAATCCGCCGCGAAAGTTATTTCAACCGCTTCGCCAACGCATTGGACGGCATCGACATCGACAACCCGGCCATGGTGCCCAATCGGCGCGGCGTCGCCGTGCCCGTACCGCGCGTGGTTGGCGAAATTCGGCGCACCACGCCCGTACAGGTGCGCGACGTGGCGTTCCTGCGCGCCCATACGGACCGCCCGATCAAGATCACCATCCCCGGCGCCTTCACCATGGCCAAGCTGGCCAAGGACGAACACTACGGCGACACGGCGGCCCTGATTTCGGCCTACGCCAAGGCGGTGAATGAAGAAATCCGCGATCTCAAGGCCGCCGGCGCCGACGTCATCCAGATCGACGAGCCCTACATGCAGGCCAATCCGGAAGAGGCGGAAAAATTCGGCGTGTCGGCCATCAACCAGGCCCTGGACGGCATCGAGGGGGAGACCGTGGTGCACCTCTGCTTCGGCTATGCCTACGTGGTCAAGGACAAGCCCGTGGGCTATTCGTTCCTGCCGCAGTTGGACGCGTGCTCGGCAGGGGCGATCTCCATCGAAGCGGCGCAGCCCAACCTCGATCCCGCGATCCTGGAAAAACTGCCGAGCAAGAAGATCCTGTTCGGGGTGCTCAGCCTGGGCACGGAAGAGGTCGAGACGCCGGAGATGATCGCCGACCGCCTGCGCGGCGCCTTGAAACACATCGCGCCGGAACGCCTGATCGCGGCCCCCGACTGCGGCATGAAGTACCTGCCGCGCGACGTCGCCTTCGGCAAGTTGAAAGCGATGGTCGACGGGGCGGCCATGGTGCGGGGGGAACTGGGCTGA
- a CDS encoding alpha/beta fold hydrolase, producing the protein MTTSEKVSFPGALGETLAARLDLPDGPPRAYALWAHCFSCTKDVFAASRVARSLTENGIAVLRFDFTGLGASEGDFANTNFSSNVGDLVAAADWMRDNLEAPAMLLGHSLGGAAVLVAAAKVPEAKAVITIGAPADVAHVAHNFQESIEEIEAKGEAEVLLVGRPFRIKKQFLDDIRAQNVAAAVADLKKALLIFHSPVDATVGIDNAAAIYGAAKHPKSFVSLDDADHLLSRKEDAEYVAGVIAAWARRYVCLEDAPASRIAPQAEAGTVVVEETGQGRFQNAVSVGGRHVLLADEPVDVGGTDTGPGPYDFLLTALGACTAMTIRMYADLKKLPLTKVRVTLTHDKIHAEDCTDCETKVGKLDRIVRDLHFEGDLSDEQKAKLLEIADKCPVHKTLHSEIVEESRLV; encoded by the coding sequence ATGACGACAAGCGAAAAGGTTTCCTTCCCGGGCGCTTTGGGCGAGACCCTGGCCGCGCGATTGGACCTGCCGGACGGCCCGCCCCGGGCCTATGCGCTTTGGGCGCATTGCTTTTCCTGCACCAAGGACGTGTTCGCCGCGTCGCGGGTGGCGCGGTCGCTGACGGAAAACGGCATCGCCGTGCTGCGCTTCGACTTCACCGGCCTGGGTGCCAGCGAAGGCGACTTCGCCAACACCAACTTTTCCTCCAACGTTGGCGATCTGGTCGCGGCGGCGGACTGGATGCGGGACAATCTGGAAGCGCCGGCCATGCTGCTGGGGCACTCCTTGGGCGGGGCCGCGGTCCTGGTGGCGGCGGCCAAGGTGCCGGAGGCCAAGGCCGTCATCACCATCGGCGCCCCGGCGGATGTCGCCCATGTCGCCCATAACTTCCAGGAGTCGATCGAGGAGATCGAGGCCAAGGGCGAGGCTGAGGTGCTGCTGGTCGGGCGGCCCTTCCGCATCAAGAAACAGTTCCTGGACGACATTCGGGCGCAGAACGTCGCGGCCGCCGTGGCCGACCTGAAAAAGGCGCTCTTGATCTTTCATTCGCCGGTCGACGCCACCGTCGGCATCGACAACGCCGCGGCCATTTACGGTGCGGCCAAGCATCCGAAAAGCTTCGTGTCCCTGGACGACGCCGACCATCTTTTGAGCCGCAAGGAAGACGCGGAATACGTGGCTGGCGTGATCGCCGCCTGGGCGCGCCGCTATGTCTGTCTGGAAGACGCGCCGGCGTCGCGCATCGCGCCCCAGGCCGAGGCGGGCACCGTGGTGGTCGAGGAAACCGGCCAGGGCAGGTTCCAGAACGCGGTTTCCGTGGGCGGGCGGCATGTCCTGCTGGCCGACGAGCCCGTGGACGTGGGCGGCACCGATACGGGGCCCGGGCCCTATGACTTCCTGCTGACGGCGCTGGGTGCGTGCACGGCCATGACCATCCGCATGTACGCGGATTTGAAGAAACTGCCGTTGACCAAGGTCCGTGTCACCCTGACGCACGACAAGATCCATGCCGAGGATTGCACCGATTGCGAAACCAAGGTGGGCAAGCTGGACCGAATCGTCCGCGATCTTCATTTCGAAGGCGATCTGAGCGACGAACAGAAAGCGAAGCTTCTGGAAATCGCCGACAAATGCCCGGTCCACAAGACCCTGCATTCCGAGATCGTCGAGGAAAGCCGGCTGGTCTAG
- the sseA gene encoding 3-mercaptopyruvate sulfurtransferase, protein MPYSNPQALVSTDWVADHMSAPDVRIVDCTYYLPNDGRNGREEYAKQHLDGAVFFDIDDVKDPDNPLPHMIPPAHVFSAKVRKLGLGDGIRIVCYDHNGGGMAAARVWWMFRLFGHGDVCVMDGGLPKWLAENRPVTDIEPTPRERHFTPRENHMMVRTVDQVLANIDGKREDVLDVRAAGRFAGTSPEPRAGMRSGHMPGALNLPYGDLMDADKNCTMRSAEEIRALADKAGVNLKRPLVTSCGSGVTACYAALALYLIGKEDVAVYDGSWSEWGARQDTPIVT, encoded by the coding sequence ATGCCCTATTCGAACCCGCAAGCCCTGGTCTCCACCGATTGGGTCGCCGATCACATGTCGGCGCCCGACGTGCGCATCGTCGATTGCACCTATTACCTGCCCAACGACGGCCGCAACGGACGGGAGGAATACGCCAAGCAGCACCTGGACGGCGCCGTGTTCTTCGACATCGACGACGTCAAGGACCCGGACAATCCCCTGCCCCACATGATCCCGCCGGCGCATGTCTTCTCGGCCAAGGTGCGCAAGCTGGGCCTGGGCGACGGTATCCGCATCGTGTGTTACGACCACAACGGCGGCGGCATGGCGGCCGCCCGCGTGTGGTGGATGTTCCGCCTGTTCGGCCACGGCGACGTCTGCGTGATGGACGGCGGCCTGCCGAAATGGCTGGCGGAAAACCGGCCGGTGACGGATATCGAGCCGACCCCCCGGGAGCGCCATTTCACGCCGCGCGAAAACCACATGATGGTGCGCACGGTGGATCAGGTGCTGGCCAACATCGATGGCAAGCGCGAAGATGTTCTCGACGTGCGCGCCGCCGGCCGCTTTGCCGGCACCTCGCCGGAACCGCGCGCCGGCATGCGCTCCGGCCACATGCCGGGGGCATTGAACCTGCCCTACGGCGACCTGATGGACGCGGACAAGAACTGCACCATGCGCTCGGCCGAGGAAATCAGGGCGCTGGCCGACAAGGCGGGCGTCAACCTCAAGCGCCCGCTGGTCACCAGCTGCGGGTCCGGCGTCACGGCCTGTTACGCGGCCCTGGCGCTTTACCTGATCGGCAAGGAAGACGTCGCCGTCTATGACGGGTCCTGGTCCGAATGGGGGGCCCGGCAGGACACGCCCATCGTTACCTGA
- a CDS encoding SDR family NAD(P)-dependent oxidoreductase, which produces MSGMATPELSGRVALVIGAGSIAPGIGIGRAICLALAREGAHVVAADNDLAAAQVTCDMIAEAGGSSETSEVDVLDDASVEALVARVINRHDRLDILHCNVGLGKSGPSDATSAAEWRRISDANLTSLHVASQAAVPTMRAQGAGVITITSSIAGIRYPGFPHLAYSATKAAASHFATALAVELAPDNIRVNSIIAGLIDTPRIGVTLAKSYGDRDEAQMRAARDASCPMGRMGSAWDIAEAALFLASDRAGYITGTSLVVDGGLSATVRQPAAV; this is translated from the coding sequence ATGAGCGGCATGGCAACCCCGGAATTGAGCGGGCGCGTGGCCCTGGTCATCGGCGCCGGGTCGATTGCGCCCGGGATCGGCATCGGCCGGGCGATCTGCCTGGCCCTGGCCCGGGAAGGGGCGCATGTGGTGGCCGCCGACAACGATCTGGCCGCCGCCCAAGTGACCTGCGACATGATCGCCGAGGCGGGGGGAAGTTCGGAAACCTCCGAAGTGGACGTGCTGGACGATGCGTCTGTCGAGGCCTTGGTGGCCCGTGTGATCAACCGTCACGATCGGCTCGACATCCTGCATTGCAACGTGGGGCTTGGCAAAAGCGGCCCATCGGACGCAACCTCGGCCGCCGAATGGCGGCGGATCAGTGATGCCAACCTGACGTCGCTGCATGTCGCGTCCCAGGCGGCGGTCCCGACCATGCGTGCCCAAGGGGCCGGGGTGATTACGATTACGTCCTCGATCGCGGGGATTCGCTATCCCGGGTTCCCGCACCTTGCCTATAGCGCGACCAAGGCGGCGGCGAGTCACTTCGCGACGGCCTTGGCGGTCGAACTGGCACCCGACAACATTCGCGTGAACTCCATCATTGCCGGGCTGATCGACACACCCCGGATCGGGGTGACGCTGGCCAAAAGCTATGGCGATCGCGACGAAGCGCAGATGCGTGCCGCGCGCGACGCGAGCTGTCCGATGGGGCGGATGGGAAGTGCCTGGGACATCGCCGAGGCGGCGCTGTTTCTTGCCTCGGACCGGGCGGGCTATATCACGGGCACGTCGCTGGTGGTCGATGGCGGGTTGTCGGCCACGGTCCGCCAGCCGGCGGCGGTCTGA
- a CDS encoding cysteine synthase A — translation MNIKKGLVDAIGNTPLIRLNKLSEATGCEILGKAEFLNPGQSVKDRPARHMILEAEKRGDLKPGGLIVEGTAGNTGIGLALVANARGYRTTIVIPETQSQEKKDMLRLCGAKLVEVPALPYSDPNNYQHIARRMAEELAATEQNGVLFADQWNNLDNRRAHYHSTGPEIWEQTGGKIDGFICAVGTGGTLAGTSTFLREKNPNIVVGCADPKGAAMYHLFKDGEAKATEGGSITEGIGLGRVTAIIEDLKVEQPYSIDDQEAVPLIFDLIKDEGLVLGGSSGINVAGAVRLAKELGPGKTIVTILCDVGTRYTSKLFNRDFLKSKGLPVPDFLP, via the coding sequence ATGAACATCAAGAAGGGCCTGGTGGACGCCATCGGGAACACGCCGCTTATTCGCCTCAACAAGCTGTCCGAGGCGACGGGCTGTGAAATCCTGGGCAAGGCCGAATTTCTCAACCCCGGCCAATCCGTCAAGGACCGCCCCGCCCGCCACATGATCCTGGAGGCCGAAAAGCGCGGCGACCTGAAGCCCGGCGGCCTGATCGTCGAGGGCACGGCCGGCAACACGGGCATCGGCCTGGCCCTGGTCGCCAACGCGCGGGGTTACCGCACCACCATCGTCATTCCGGAAACCCAGAGCCAGGAAAAGAAGGACATGCTGCGCCTGTGCGGCGCCAAGCTGGTCGAAGTTCCGGCCCTGCCCTATTCCGACCCCAACAACTATCAGCACATCGCCCGCCGCATGGCGGAGGAACTGGCCGCGACGGAACAGAACGGCGTGCTGTTCGCCGACCAGTGGAACAACCTGGACAACCGCCGCGCCCATTACCATTCCACCGGCCCGGAAATCTGGGAACAGACGGGCGGCAAGATCGACGGCTTCATCTGCGCCGTCGGCACAGGCGGCACCCTGGCCGGGACCTCGACGTTCCTGCGCGAAAAGAACCCGAACATCGTCGTCGGCTGCGCCGACCCCAAAGGGGCGGCCATGTACCACCTGTTCAAGGACGGCGAGGCCAAGGCGACCGAGGGCGGCTCGATCACCGAGGGCATCGGTCTCGGCCGCGTCACGGCGATCATCGAGGACCTGAAGGTCGAACAGCCCTATTCCATCGACGACCAGGAAGCCGTGCCGCTGATCTTCGACCTGATCAAGGACGAAGGCCTGGTGCTCGGCGGATCGTCCGGCATCAACGTCGCGGGGGCCGTGCGCCTGGCCAAGGAACTGGGCCCCGGCAAGACCATCGTCACCATCCTGTGCGACGTCGGCACGCGCTATACGTCGAAGCTGTTCAATCGCGATTTCCTCAAGTCCAAGGGCCTGCCGGTCCCGGACTTCCTGCCCTGA